GTCGAAGAGTACTGTAAGATTATTTTTGAAGAATACGAAGAAGAGCCTGTAAGCCATACTACGCTGTGGCGTGAGCTGCAGGTTTTAGATAAAGAAGGCTTGATAGATACTGAGACTGTTCAGACAAAAGAAGGCGCTACAACGCAAATTTATATTGAAGATATTCCAGCTAAGATTTTGGAAGAATTCCTTATTGAGAAATTGTCGTGAGAGCTGTCGACGGAAAGCCACTTTTCAAATTTTGAAAAGTGGAGCCAGAGAGGTAAAAAAGCCACTTTCCAATTCTTCTACTCTCGAGTGAAACTATATATTCTCAGCCTGCACAATAATATTTGCTAACGTTAGCACAAACGTAAGAGGCGCATCAAAGAGGCTATAAAGCGCCCTAAGGTGGGCCCCTTGATGCGTGCTTGATATCGGTTGCGACATATAAAGGCACAAAACATCGAAAGTTCTTTTTTGTCCACCTTAGGCGAACGGAAAATATAGGATGTGATATAAATGAAAGACGGAGCAGAAGATATAACTGAAATAACAGAACTGGAAGAACTGCCTGGCGTTGGTAGCGGTACCGCAGAAAAACTTCGAAACGCCGGGTTTGGCGATGTGCTCAGCGTAGCGCTCACAATGCCGAACACGCTTGCAGAAGCATGCGAATTGAAGTATTCTGATGCTTGCAAGCTCGTGCATACGGCGAAGCAGCATATAAAATTAAAGCCGCTTGAGACTGGCGATATTGTTAAAGAGAGGAGAGCTAAAATACAGCGTCTCAAGATAGGCGTGAAAGATTTGGACGATTTGCTCGGCGGTGGATTAGAGCCCTGCGCAATAACAGAATTTTACGGTGAGTTCTCTACAGGCAAAACTCAGATATGCCATCAGTTATGCGTTAACGTGCAGTTGCCTGTTGAGAAAGGCGGTTTGGAAGGCGAAGTTGTCTATGTAGATACAGAGAATACTTTTAGACCTGAACGTATCGAATCTATGGCGAATGCGCTGAAATTAGATCCTGCGGAGGTTCTTAAAAAGATACACGTTATCAGAGCTACATCTGCAGGGCATCAGGTAATTATTGGTGAACGATTACAAGAACTTACAAAAGATATCAATGTAAAACTTCTTGTTGTGGATTCTCTGACTGCGCATTTCAGAGCTGAGTTTGCAGGCAGGGGAGTGCTCACTGACAGACAGCAATCTCTAAGCAAATATATACATAACTTATTAAAATTTGCAGACGAGCGCAACTGTGTAGTTGCAGCAACAAATCAAGTAGTCGCTGATCCAGGAAAAATGTTTGGAGACCCTAACAAGCCTGCAGGCGGCAATATCGTAGCGCATACGATGCTGTTTCGCGTCTATCTAAGAAAAGGGCAGAAAGGTAAAAAAGTTGCAAAACTGGTAGATGCGCCTAATCTTCCTGAGGGCGAGGCGCTGTTTTCGTTGTGTGAGAAGGGAATCAGAGATTGAAGAAGGGGGTGATGAAAATGGTCAAAGGAAATCAGCCTGAGCATGTAAGAGCTGGTGGCGTCGAAGTGACTGTCTGGCGCAATGCTCTCGAGAATGGTTTTGCCACAGTAACTTTGCATCGTAACTACAAAGACAAGCATAACGACTGGCAGAAGACGCAATCGCTTAGAGTTAGCGATATACCTAAAGCAATACTGGCACTGCAAAAAGCTTACGAATTACTTGTTGTTAAAGACGGGCGTGGGGACTAAAAGATGTATGCGCAAGAAATACTTTCAACTTCCAGCGAAGA
This region of Candidatus Thermoplasmatota archaeon genomic DNA includes:
- the radA gene encoding DNA repair and recombination protein RadA, with amino-acid sequence MKDGAEDITEITELEELPGVGSGTAEKLRNAGFGDVLSVALTMPNTLAEACELKYSDACKLVHTAKQHIKLKPLETGDIVKERRAKIQRLKIGVKDLDDLLGGGLEPCAITEFYGEFSTGKTQICHQLCVNVQLPVEKGGLEGEVVYVDTENTFRPERIESMANALKLDPAEVLKKIHVIRATSAGHQVIIGERLQELTKDINVKLLVVDSLTAHFRAEFAGRGVLTDRQQSLSKYIHNLLKFADERNCVVAATNQVVADPGKMFGDPNKPAGGNIVAHTMLFRVYLRKGQKGKKVAKLVDAPNLPEGEALFSLCEKGIRD
- a CDS encoding helix-turn-helix transcriptional regulator, with the protein product VEEYCKIIFEEYEEEPVSHTTLWRELQVLDKEGLIDTETVQTKEGATTQIYIEDIPAKILEEFLIEKLS